A genomic segment from Micromonospora echinaurantiaca encodes:
- the gyrA gene encoding DNA gyrase subunit A: MTDSPESTPNEPEVPETLAAVVAHDRIEPVGLEVEMQRSYLDYAMSVIVGRALPDVRDGLKPVHRKILYAMFDSGYRPDRGYVKCSRVVGDVMGQFHPHGDSAIYDALVRMAQPWSLRYPLVDGNGNFGSPGNDPAAAMRYTECKLDPLAMEMLRDIDEDTVDLQDNYDGRAKEPTILPSRIPNLLINGSEGIAVGMATKIPPHNLREIGAAVQWCLEHPEADEATTLEALLEIVKGPDFPTHGLIVGQAGIQDAYRTGRGSIRMRAVVEVEEDKRGRPALVVSELPYQVNPDNLAERIAELIKEGKLGGIADIRDESSGRTGMRIVLVLKRDAVAKVVLNNLYKHTQLQETFGANMLALVDGVPRTLNLAQFIRYYVEHQIEVIRRRTAFRLRKAEERAHILRGLAKALDALDEVIALIRRSPTVEDARQGLIRLLEIDEIQATAILDMQLRRLAALERQRILDDLAKLEVEIADLKDILAKPERQRQIVSEELGEIVAKWGDDRRTKIVPFEGEVSMEDLIAREDVVVTITRTGYAKRTKVDLYRSQRRGGKGVSGATLRQDDIVSHFFVCSTHDWILFFTNKGRVYRAKAYELPEATRVAKGQHVANLLAFQPDEQIAQIIEIPNYQVAPYLVLATKNGLVKKTRLEEFDSNRSGGIIAINLRDEDELVGAALVASEDDLLLVSKNAQAIRFNATDEALRPMGRATSGVIGMRFAEDDVLLAMEVVRPGLDVLVATNGGYAKRTPIEEYPVQGRGGKGVLTAKITERRGGLVGAVVIDPDDELFAITSNGGVIRTPVKPVRRTRDRNTMGVKLMDLPDGVTIVAIARNADEPDEQD; the protein is encoded by the coding sequence GTGACCGATTCCCCCGAGTCCACACCGAACGAGCCCGAGGTCCCCGAGACCCTCGCGGCCGTCGTCGCGCACGACCGGATCGAACCGGTCGGGCTCGAGGTGGAGATGCAGCGCTCCTACCTCGACTACGCGATGAGCGTCATCGTCGGGCGGGCGCTGCCGGACGTCCGGGACGGGCTCAAGCCGGTCCACCGCAAGATTCTCTACGCCATGTTCGACTCCGGCTACCGGCCGGACCGCGGCTACGTGAAGTGCTCCCGCGTCGTCGGCGACGTGATGGGCCAGTTCCACCCGCACGGCGACTCGGCGATCTACGACGCGCTGGTCCGGATGGCGCAGCCCTGGTCGCTGCGTTACCCGCTGGTCGACGGCAACGGCAACTTCGGCTCGCCCGGTAACGACCCGGCCGCGGCCATGCGCTACACCGAGTGCAAGCTCGACCCGCTGGCCATGGAGATGCTGCGGGACATCGACGAGGACACCGTCGACCTGCAGGACAACTACGACGGCCGGGCCAAGGAGCCCACCATCCTGCCGTCCCGGATCCCCAACCTGCTGATCAACGGGTCCGAGGGGATCGCGGTCGGCATGGCCACCAAGATCCCGCCGCACAACCTGCGGGAGATCGGCGCGGCCGTGCAGTGGTGCCTGGAGCACCCGGAGGCCGACGAGGCCACCACGCTCGAGGCGCTGCTGGAGATCGTCAAGGGTCCGGACTTCCCCACCCACGGCCTGATCGTCGGCCAGGCCGGCATCCAGGACGCGTACCGGACCGGGCGCGGCTCGATCCGGATGCGGGCAGTGGTGGAGGTGGAGGAGGACAAGCGCGGCCGCCCGGCGCTGGTGGTCAGCGAGCTGCCCTACCAGGTCAACCCGGACAACCTCGCCGAGCGGATCGCCGAGCTGATCAAGGAGGGCAAGCTCGGCGGCATCGCCGACATCCGGGACGAGTCCTCCGGGCGTACCGGCATGCGGATCGTGCTGGTGCTGAAGCGCGACGCGGTCGCCAAGGTGGTGCTGAACAACCTCTACAAGCACACCCAGCTCCAGGAGACCTTCGGCGCCAACATGCTGGCCCTGGTCGACGGGGTGCCGCGCACGCTCAACCTGGCGCAGTTCATCCGCTACTACGTCGAGCACCAGATCGAGGTCATCCGCCGGCGGACCGCGTTCCGGCTGCGCAAGGCCGAGGAGCGGGCGCACATCCTGCGCGGTCTGGCCAAGGCGTTGGACGCCCTCGACGAGGTGATCGCCCTGATCCGGCGCTCGCCCACGGTCGAGGACGCCCGGCAGGGCCTGATCCGGCTGCTGGAGATCGACGAGATCCAGGCGACCGCGATCCTGGACATGCAGCTGCGCCGGCTCGCTGCGCTGGAGCGGCAGCGGATCCTCGACGACCTGGCCAAGCTGGAGGTGGAGATCGCCGACCTCAAGGACATCCTCGCGAAGCCGGAGCGGCAGCGGCAGATCGTCTCGGAGGAGCTCGGCGAGATCGTGGCCAAGTGGGGCGACGACCGGCGCACCAAGATCGTGCCGTTCGAGGGCGAGGTCTCGATGGAGGACCTCATCGCCCGCGAGGACGTGGTCGTCACCATCACCCGGACCGGCTACGCCAAGCGGACGAAGGTCGACCTCTACCGCTCGCAGCGGCGCGGTGGCAAGGGCGTCAGCGGCGCGACGCTGCGCCAGGACGACATCGTCAGCCACTTCTTCGTCTGCTCGACGCACGACTGGATCCTGTTCTTCACCAACAAGGGCCGCGTCTACCGGGCCAAGGCCTACGAACTCCCGGAAGCCACTAGGGTGGCCAAGGGCCAGCACGTGGCCAACCTGCTCGCCTTCCAACCGGACGAGCAGATCGCACAGATCATCGAGATCCCGAACTACCAGGTGGCCCCCTACCTGGTACTGGCCACGAAGAACGGCCTGGTGAAGAAGACGCGGCTAGAGGAGTTCGACTCCAACCGGTCCGGCGGCATCATCGCGATCAACCTGCGCGATGAGGACGAGCTGGTCGGTGCTGCCCTGGTCGCGTCCGAGGACGACCTGCTCCTGGTCTCCAAGAACGCGCAGGCGATCCGGTTCAACGCCACCGACGAGGCGCTGCGGCCGATGGGCCGGGCCACGTCGGGCGTGATCGGCATGCGCTTCGCCGAGGACGACGTCCTGCTGGCCATGGAGGTGGTCCGGCCGGGCCTGGACGTCCTGGTGGCTACGAACGGCGGATACGCGAAACGTACCCCGATCGAGGAATACCCCGTGCAGGGCCGGGGAGGTAAGGGCGTGCTGACTGCGAAGATCACCGAACGACGCGGTGGTCTGGTCGGCGCGGTGGTGATCGACCCGGACGACGAGCTGTTCGCCATCACCAGCAACGGTGGTGTCATCCGGACTCCGGTGAAGCCTGTACGCCGTACGCGTGACCGGAACACAATGGGGGTCAAGTTGATGGACCTCCCGGACGGCGTGACTATCGTGGCGATTGCTCGCAATGCCGACGAGCCTGACGAACAGGACTAG
- a CDS encoding DLW-39 family protein, translated as MFKKLLILAGVVGVAAVVAKKVKASNDERALWHEATTAPDLR; from the coding sequence ATGTTCAAGAAGCTGCTGATTCTGGCCGGCGTCGTCGGTGTGGCCGCCGTCGTGGCCAAGAAGGTCAAGGCTTCCAACGACGAGCGCGCTCTCTGGCACGAGGCGACCACCGCTCCCGACCTGCGCTGA
- a CDS encoding helix-turn-helix domain-containing protein: MIIESASGGLAGALRTWRTRRRVSQLELAVRAGTTQRHVSFIESGRSTPGRAMIIRLAESLEVPIRERNELLLAAGFAPAYPQRELDDPQLAPVRTALERVLHGHLPYPAAIVDRHGDLISANAGFQMITRGVDPHLLTPPVSVPRVLLHPCGLAPRIVNLDEWAWHIIDSIQAESVRNPSDRLKRLAEELVDLAPPRPRQLSPHHLGFAVPLHLRTSDPDSRELQLITTLTQFGTATDVTIAELRLEAFLPADEATSAALAELVTW, from the coding sequence ATGATCATCGAATCCGCGAGCGGCGGACTCGCGGGTGCGTTGCGCACATGGCGCACCCGACGACGCGTCAGCCAACTCGAACTGGCGGTGCGGGCCGGCACCACGCAACGGCACGTCAGCTTCATCGAGAGCGGACGCTCAACCCCCGGCCGGGCGATGATCATTCGGCTGGCCGAATCGCTGGAGGTGCCGATCCGCGAACGCAACGAACTGCTCCTCGCCGCCGGATTCGCGCCCGCGTACCCACAGCGCGAACTGGACGACCCTCAACTGGCACCAGTCCGAACCGCCCTCGAACGCGTCCTGCACGGCCACCTGCCGTACCCGGCCGCTATCGTCGACCGGCACGGCGACCTCATCTCCGCCAACGCCGGCTTCCAGATGATCACCCGCGGAGTGGACCCACACCTGCTCACCCCACCCGTGAGCGTCCCCCGAGTCCTGCTGCACCCCTGCGGTCTCGCACCCCGCATCGTCAACCTCGACGAATGGGCCTGGCACATCATCGACAGCATCCAAGCCGAGAGTGTCCGCAACCCGAGCGACCGGCTCAAGCGCCTCGCCGAGGAACTCGTGGACCTGGCACCCCCGCGGCCCCGGCAACTCTCGCCACATCACCTCGGGTTCGCGGTGCCGCTACACCTGCGCACGAGCGACCCGGACAGCCGGGAGCTGCAGCTCATCACCACGCTCACCCAGTTCGGCACCGCCACCGACGTCACCATCGCCGAACTGCGACTGGAAGCATTCCTCCCGGCCGATGAAGCCACCAGTGCCGCACTGGCCGAACTCGTTACGTGGTGA
- a CDS encoding DUF885 domain-containing protein: MIEDFADRLLRDMTRLDPCTAVVEAGEQDVDGLTDYSPEGHQARADLAARALRELETPGDALPAATPLYAHLAERLHTRIAFHDAGEDLRELHAAATGPLQLIRQAVEAAVPSRGVEGPAFEEGWARVGARLAAIPAALDGYARSLLLAAERGNLPARRQVELVTQRCRNWIDDDVALVDRYGEGPQRASLQAAATGAQRAYRKLAEMLTADLASRAVAEEAFGQQRYELWVRTFLAAQPDLRELYDWGWDEFRATEAELIAEATALGGSVPEVLAWLASPDAPGTLHSREAFGAWLQELLEATTERLDGAYFDIPAPLRRIESRLTTSAGIAYTGPSRDLTRPGRVWWSLPEDAASFPTWIAYSTAYHEGVPGHHLHLGSEVCRGGLGQRLNLLGGLSGSQEGWALYAERFMDELGLYEQPGARLGHLLMQLLRAARVVVDIGLHLRLPMPFGDGAPWTPAAALELLRDRCHQGPYAPAEVGRYLGRPGQALAYKVGERVWLAGRSSFLGDRRAFHRQALELGSLGLDQLTAALQGDRAPLVRRGEESRGPRW; encoded by the coding sequence GTGATCGAGGACTTCGCGGATCGGCTCCTGCGCGACATGACCCGCCTCGATCCCTGCACAGCGGTCGTCGAGGCCGGCGAGCAGGATGTCGACGGGCTTACCGACTACAGCCCGGAGGGCCACCAAGCCCGCGCCGACCTCGCAGCCCGCGCCCTGCGCGAGCTGGAGACCCCGGGTGACGCACTGCCGGCCGCGACCCCGCTGTACGCCCACCTCGCCGAACGGCTGCACACGCGGATCGCCTTCCACGATGCCGGGGAGGACCTGCGCGAACTGCACGCGGCGGCCACCGGTCCGCTCCAGCTCATCCGCCAGGCGGTCGAGGCCGCGGTTCCCAGCCGCGGCGTCGAGGGCCCGGCCTTCGAGGAAGGCTGGGCTCGGGTCGGCGCACGCCTGGCCGCGATCCCCGCGGCCCTGGACGGGTACGCCCGCAGCCTCCTACTCGCCGCGGAGCGCGGCAATCTGCCGGCGCGGCGTCAGGTGGAGCTCGTCACGCAGCGCTGCCGCAACTGGATCGACGACGACGTCGCCCTGGTGGATCGCTACGGAGAGGGGCCGCAGCGGGCGTCGTTGCAGGCCGCGGCGACGGGCGCGCAACGGGCGTACCGGAAACTCGCCGAGATGCTGACCGCGGACCTGGCGTCACGGGCCGTTGCGGAGGAGGCGTTCGGCCAGCAGCGGTACGAACTCTGGGTGCGCACCTTCCTCGCGGCCCAGCCCGACCTGCGCGAGCTGTACGACTGGGGCTGGGACGAGTTCCGAGCGACAGAGGCAGAGCTGATCGCGGAGGCGACGGCCCTGGGCGGGAGCGTGCCGGAGGTGCTTGCCTGGCTCGCCAGCCCCGACGCACCCGGCACCCTGCACAGCAGGGAGGCGTTCGGCGCGTGGCTGCAGGAGCTGTTGGAGGCCACCACCGAGCGGTTGGACGGCGCGTACTTCGACATTCCCGCCCCGCTGCGGCGCATCGAGTCGCGGTTGACCACGTCGGCCGGCATTGCCTACACCGGGCCGTCGCGGGACCTGACGCGGCCGGGCCGGGTCTGGTGGTCCCTGCCCGAGGACGCAGCGAGTTTCCCCACCTGGATCGCCTACAGCACCGCCTATCACGAGGGCGTTCCCGGCCACCACCTCCACCTTGGCTCCGAGGTCTGCCGAGGAGGCCTCGGGCAGCGGCTGAACCTGCTCGGCGGCCTCTCCGGCAGCCAGGAGGGCTGGGCACTGTACGCCGAGCGATTCATGGACGAACTCGGGCTCTATGAACAGCCGGGTGCTCGACTGGGGCATCTGTTGATGCAGCTCCTGCGGGCGGCACGGGTTGTGGTCGACATCGGCCTGCACCTGCGACTGCCGATGCCGTTCGGTGACGGAGCACCGTGGACGCCGGCTGCTGCGCTGGAGCTGCTGCGGGACCGCTGTCACCAGGGGCCGTACGCGCCCGCCGAGGTCGGGCGTTACCTCGGCCGGCCGGGGCAGGCGTTGGCCTACAAGGTGGGTGAGCGCGTGTGGCTGGCCGGCCGCTCGTCCTTCCTCGGCGACCGGCGCGCATTTCATCGTCAGGCGCTGGAGCTGGGTTCGCTGGGCTTGGACCAGTTGACGGCCGCCCTCCAGGGTGACCGCGCACCACTCGTGCGTCGCGGTGAAGAAAGCCGGGGACCGCGCTGGTAG
- a CDS encoding uL11 family ribosomal protein, translating to MRRSHRTPPTAHLIRRILGLSKGSGRPGTESVAKISREQLREVAMRKLPDLNTDDVEAAMKQVAGTARSMGVLIADE from the coding sequence GTGCGCCGGTCACACCGGACTCCGCCAACGGCGCATTTGATCCGGCGGATCCTGGGGTTGTCGAAGGGATCGGGTCGGCCCGGAACAGAATCGGTGGCGAAGATTTCGCGGGAGCAACTGCGAGAGGTCGCGATGCGTAAGCTTCCGGACCTCAACACCGATGACGTGGAGGCCGCGATGAAGCAGGTAGCGGGGACCGCGCGATCAATGGGTGTACTCATCGCCGATGAGTGA
- a CDS encoding dihydrofolate reductase family protein encodes MGRIHIELFATLDLVGQAPGGPDEDPAGFPFGGWQAPLLDEVSGAQVAAAYEGTDALLLGRRTYDIFAAYWPHQEGGEDNEIATLFNSVPKYVASRGRPDLSWAGSTQLGPDLAGAVREIRDRHEHIKVVGSLNLVQTLLREKLFDQLDLWVHPIVLGVGKKVFDGGAVPTNVTLLEPPVASPTGTVYLRYGLAEGTPGTGDMSAPDRGVGRDD; translated from the coding sequence ATGGGCCGCATCCACATCGAGCTGTTCGCAACCCTCGACCTCGTCGGGCAGGCGCCCGGCGGCCCCGACGAGGACCCGGCGGGGTTCCCGTTCGGCGGCTGGCAGGCCCCGCTGCTGGACGAGGTCTCCGGGGCGCAGGTCGCTGCCGCGTACGAGGGCACCGACGCCCTCCTGCTCGGCCGGCGAACGTATGACATCTTCGCCGCCTACTGGCCGCACCAGGAGGGCGGCGAGGACAACGAGATCGCCACCCTCTTCAACAGCGTCCCGAAGTACGTCGCCTCCCGCGGCAGGCCTGACCTCTCGTGGGCCGGGTCCACGCAGCTCGGCCCGGACCTGGCCGGCGCGGTGCGGGAGATCCGTGACCGGCACGAGCACATCAAGGTTGTCGGGAGCTTGAACCTGGTGCAGACCCTGCTGCGCGAGAAGCTCTTCGACCAGCTCGACCTCTGGGTGCACCCGATCGTGCTCGGCGTCGGGAAGAAGGTGTTCGACGGTGGCGCGGTGCCCACCAATGTCACCCTCCTCGAACCGCCGGTGGCCAGTCCGACGGGCACCGTGTACCTGCGCTACGGGCTCGCCGAGGGCACGCCCGGGACGGGGGACATGAGCGCCCCCGATCGCGGTGTCGGGCGCGACGACTGA
- a CDS encoding CBS domain-containing protein codes for MPTARDIMTNDVTCVREQDDLRTAAKQMAQLGVGSLPICGQDNRLKGMLTDRDIVVKVLAEGRDPGSVTAGELAQGEAVTIGADDDAAEILRTMGQYKVRRLPVIDGHELVGIVAVADVARSLPERPVGDLIEAISERN; via the coding sequence ATGCCGACCGCACGCGACATCATGACCAACGACGTGACCTGTGTCCGTGAGCAGGACGACCTCCGGACCGCAGCCAAGCAGATGGCGCAGCTGGGCGTCGGATCGCTGCCGATCTGCGGTCAGGACAACCGGCTCAAGGGCATGCTGACCGACCGCGACATCGTGGTGAAGGTGCTCGCCGAGGGCCGCGACCCGGGCAGCGTCACCGCGGGCGAGCTGGCCCAGGGCGAGGCGGTGACCATCGGCGCGGACGACGACGCGGCCGAGATCCTGCGCACCATGGGCCAGTACAAGGTGCGCCGGCTGCCGGTGATCGACGGGCACGAGCTCGTCGGCATCGTGGCCGTCGCCGATGTGGCCCGCTCGCTGCCGGAGCGCCCGGTGGGCGACCTCATCGAGGCGATCTCCGAGCGCAACTGA
- a CDS encoding MBL fold metallo-hydrolase, which yields MEAQPEVTFVGTATTVLRMGGFTLLTDPNFLHQGQRAYLGKGLWSKRRTDPALRIAQLPSLDAVVLSHLHGDHFDRVARRELDRELPIVTTPAAERKLRRWGFRAAEGLPTWRSRELRRPGEILRLTSMPGQHGPGVVDRLMPDVMGTMIDLERDGSRQFRLYVTGDTLNKPLLADIPERYPDIDAMLIHLGGTRIAGVLLTMDARQGADLVELVRPKLTVPIHYDDYPVFRSPLGHFVMAARRRGFVQRVRTIVRGETVPLTPITPPAERISPPAGS from the coding sequence ATGGAAGCACAACCGGAGGTCACGTTCGTCGGGACCGCCACCACCGTGCTGCGGATGGGTGGGTTCACCCTGCTGACCGACCCGAACTTCCTGCACCAGGGGCAGCGGGCGTACCTGGGCAAGGGGTTGTGGTCGAAGCGGCGTACCGACCCGGCGCTGCGGATCGCCCAGTTGCCGTCGCTGGACGCGGTGGTCCTGTCCCACCTGCACGGTGACCACTTCGACCGGGTGGCCCGGCGGGAGCTGGACCGGGAGCTGCCGATCGTCACCACCCCGGCGGCCGAACGGAAGCTGCGCCGGTGGGGTTTCCGGGCCGCCGAAGGGCTGCCCACCTGGCGCTCGCGCGAGCTGCGCCGCCCCGGCGAGATCCTGCGGCTCACCTCGATGCCCGGCCAGCACGGGCCCGGTGTGGTGGACCGGCTGATGCCCGACGTGATGGGCACCATGATCGACCTGGAACGCGACGGCTCCCGACAGTTCCGTCTCTACGTCACCGGCGACACGCTGAACAAGCCGCTGCTCGCCGACATCCCGGAGCGGTACCCGGACATCGACGCGATGCTGATCCACCTCGGTGGCACCAGGATCGCCGGCGTCCTGCTCACCATGGACGCGCGACAGGGCGCCGACCTGGTCGAGCTGGTCCGCCCGAAGCTGACCGTGCCGATCCACTACGACGACTATCCGGTGTTCCGCTCGCCGCTGGGCCACTTCGTGATGGCGGCCCGCCGGCGCGGCTTCGTGCAGCGGGTACGCACCATCGTCCGCGGCGAGACGGTGCCGCTCACCCCGATCACCCCACCCGCCGAACGGATCTCGCCGCCGGCCGGCAGCTGA